From the genome of Sphingobacterium kitahiroshimense, one region includes:
- a CDS encoding GNAT family N-acetyltransferase, which translates to MTELNFNTERLYLRPISEKDIENIHRLHSLAETDEFNTLGIPKDIEVTREIVAGWTLENKRYVFAIEQKQGNEFIGLIGITLGKEKYKNAEVWFKLDPRFWNKGYATESLKRIISFGFDDLNLHRIEAGCAVANTGSIHVLEKVGMLREAHTRKLLPLKSGWSDNYGYAILSTD; encoded by the coding sequence ATGACAGAATTAAATTTTAATACTGAAAGATTATATTTAAGACCAATTTCAGAAAAAGATATAGAAAATATTCACCGTTTACACAGTTTAGCTGAAACCGATGAATTCAATACGCTAGGAATTCCTAAAGATATAGAGGTAACAAGGGAAATTGTTGCGGGCTGGACTTTAGAAAACAAAAGATACGTATTTGCTATTGAACAAAAACAAGGAAACGAATTTATCGGGTTAATCGGAATTACTTTAGGTAAAGAGAAATATAAAAATGCGGAAGTCTGGTTCAAATTGGATCCCAGATTTTGGAATAAAGGTTACGCAACAGAAAGTTTAAAAAGAATAATATCTTTTGGCTTTGACGATTTAAACCTTCACAGAATAGAAGCTGGTTGTGCTGTGGCAAATACGGGTTCTATTCATGTATTAGAAAAGGTTGGAATGTTGCGAGAAGCACACACACGAAAATTATTACCCTTAAAATCGGGCTGGTCTGATAATTATGGTTACGCCATTTTATCAACCGATTAA
- a CDS encoding (deoxy)nucleoside triphosphate pyrophosphohydrolase: MGITKVLCGLIIKDQQILICRRKPEKSLGGYWEFPGGKLEEGETYEECLARELQEELNLRVTVKNHFKTVIHQYDLKTIELISYRCETEDAVIKLVDHDQIEWIKVPDLLKWNLAPADVPIAEALIETYKLSE; the protein is encoded by the coding sequence ATGGGTATAACTAAAGTATTATGCGGCCTTATTATAAAGGATCAACAAATTTTGATTTGCCGTAGAAAACCCGAGAAATCTCTAGGTGGATACTGGGAGTTTCCTGGTGGGAAATTGGAGGAAGGTGAAACTTATGAGGAATGCTTAGCGAGAGAACTTCAAGAAGAACTAAATTTGAGGGTGACAGTTAAAAATCATTTTAAAACAGTCATCCATCAGTACGATCTAAAGACAATTGAACTGATATCCTATCGCTGCGAAACTGAAGATGCTGTAATCAAATTAGTGGATCATGATCAAATAGAATGGATCAAAGTTCCAGATTTATTAAAATGGAATCTAGCCCCTGCTGATGTTCCTATCGCAGAAGCATTAATAGAGACGTATAAGTTGTCTGAATAA
- a CDS encoding ATP-binding cassette domain-containing protein, whose protein sequence is MILSGLFLELEPSTIVGLLGRNGTGKSTLMNCIFGNCKPDFAYMKCDGQIFNQGYKTKNITYLTQYSFIPKHLTLLRAIQYFDLEDLPIMDIDIVKERLLSKIGDLSTGLVRLFECLLVLYSKANYCLLDEPFSGLSPLYIDMIKQHILAVKSLKGILISDHYYTHVMDVSDRLLLLTGGSLKSVQKIEDLVLHQYLK, encoded by the coding sequence ATGATACTAAGCGGTCTGTTTCTTGAACTTGAACCGTCAACTATAGTTGGTTTACTGGGGCGTAATGGTACTGGTAAATCAACCTTGATGAATTGCATTTTTGGTAACTGCAAACCTGATTTTGCGTATATGAAATGTGATGGGCAGATCTTTAATCAAGGATATAAAACCAAGAATATTACTTATCTAACTCAGTATAGTTTTATTCCAAAGCACTTGACTTTATTACGTGCTATTCAATATTTTGATTTGGAAGATTTACCAATTATGGATATCGATATTGTAAAGGAGAGATTATTATCTAAAATAGGTGATCTTTCCACCGGCCTCGTTCGTTTGTTTGAGTGTTTGTTGGTCCTTTATTCTAAGGCTAATTATTGCCTTCTTGATGAGCCTTTTTCAGGACTCAGTCCACTCTATATTGACATGATTAAACAACATATTTTAGCTGTAAAATCTCTAAAAGGAATACTCATTTCAGATCATTATTATACACATGTGATGGATGTCAGTGACAGATTACTTTTACTAACAGGCGGTTCGCTTAAGTCTGTACAAAAGATAGAAGATCTAGTACTGCATCAATACTTAAAGTAA
- a CDS encoding alpha/beta hydrolase has protein sequence MSNSHIYILSGLGVDRKVFSKINFEGLQVIHIDWIAPLKKETMAAYAKRLSLQINDEQPILVGLSFGGIMAMEIAKIIKVQKIVLLAFAKGESELPFLYKIIGALKLNYILPNAFLKQHNRLVDYFFGISSIEDKRMLKQILQDTDVKFLKWAINQILNWKNNVVPSSVIHIHGNQDRIIPIRNIKPTYVIENASHFMTITHAQEIELLLKKIL, from the coding sequence ATGAGCAATAGTCATATTTATATATTAAGTGGTTTAGGTGTTGACCGAAAAGTATTTTCAAAAATAAACTTTGAGGGTCTTCAGGTAATCCATATCGATTGGATCGCGCCGCTAAAAAAAGAAACTATGGCAGCATATGCTAAACGACTGTCATTGCAGATCAATGATGAACAACCGATACTAGTCGGGCTCTCTTTTGGGGGAATAATGGCTATGGAAATAGCTAAAATAATCAAAGTGCAGAAGATTGTACTGCTTGCCTTTGCTAAAGGTGAATCAGAACTTCCTTTTCTTTACAAAATAATAGGTGCTCTAAAACTTAATTATATTCTACCGAATGCTTTTCTAAAGCAGCACAATAGGTTGGTCGATTATTTCTTTGGTATCAGCTCAATAGAAGATAAACGGATGCTCAAACAGATATTGCAGGATACTGATGTCAAATTTTTAAAGTGGGCGATCAATCAAATCTTAAACTGGAAAAATAACGTGGTCCCTTCCTCTGTTATCCATATTCATGGTAACCAAGATCGTATCATCCCCATTCGTAACATTAAACCAACTTATGTGATTGAAAATGCAAGTCATTTTATGACCATAACTCATGCTCAAGAAATTGAGTTGTTGCTTAAAAAAATATTATAA
- a CDS encoding amidohydrolase yields MEHHHSHLYSCTHCACNNPVLKILKEDIFHQKNYEALPKAEKKEEIRQELMISGGIIRPMINGSVATVDAIGIASGQVKVTGTVQEVKDYMSQHYPGFIQKVLGDGQTLLPGLIEPHVHIVPTALMASWIDLSPFKGQDLIDQYGQDYIKLEVNKPINKPAESGDWYLGFGLDPALMAFDVDGKALVTITNEWLDQVNDQYPLMVLSASMHTLYLNTLAMNAVYAENEAKLQPIYGDAAGYISQTQGQLQEAEGMGPALKTIPKNQLADMLKQSFTHFGELFSHANERGITMLYDAGMNSHLKLLLNAYLLTHRRKVRVGAAFICDDSNIGDLQPYQQPQEYKDIYYGHVKVVSDGSNQGLTGYQSDPYICVSDVDYGIYNYPDDDYVDNGTFLSDKQPPVNAPNAYQKLITTVIDTNEWPLMVHANGNQAVDYAIQTFQAIPVDKIKGKRHRIEHCSLITDDQLDVMQQLEVSPSFLIGHVGYWGYAFQQVIFGDQKTQLLDRCKSALNRGMRITLHSDNQVSPLGPLRMMEQSITRKMEKDPNHEVLNSKECIGAEQALVAITYDAAWQCYADKWLGSLEADKFADFVILAQDPLSVTDPFMKLRNIPVLETWVGGRAVYQNLDQKQA; encoded by the coding sequence ATGGAACATCATCATTCTCACCTGTATTCGTGCACGCATTGTGCCTGTAACAATCCAGTATTAAAAATCCTCAAAGAGGATATTTTTCATCAGAAAAATTACGAAGCTCTCCCTAAAGCAGAAAAGAAGGAGGAAATCCGACAGGAGCTGATGATCAGTGGCGGTATTATACGGCCCATGATCAATGGTTCTGTTGCAACAGTTGATGCCATAGGAATTGCCTCTGGTCAAGTCAAGGTCACAGGCACAGTACAAGAAGTCAAGGATTATATGAGCCAACATTATCCAGGTTTCATTCAAAAGGTTCTTGGCGATGGACAAACTTTGTTGCCCGGTTTAATAGAACCCCATGTACATATTGTTCCTACTGCACTGATGGCAAGCTGGATAGACTTAAGTCCCTTTAAAGGACAAGACCTCATTGATCAGTATGGACAGGATTATATAAAGCTAGAAGTAAACAAACCTATAAATAAACCCGCGGAAAGTGGAGATTGGTATTTAGGTTTTGGTCTTGATCCTGCATTGATGGCATTTGATGTAGATGGAAAAGCATTGGTTACGATTACCAATGAATGGTTGGACCAGGTTAACGACCAATATCCGCTGATGGTATTGAGTGCATCTATGCATACCCTATATCTAAATACGCTGGCGATGAATGCTGTCTATGCAGAAAATGAGGCAAAACTCCAACCCATATACGGAGATGCGGCAGGTTATATTTCGCAAACACAAGGACAGCTCCAGGAAGCGGAGGGAATGGGGCCAGCGCTAAAAACGATCCCCAAAAATCAATTAGCAGACATGCTAAAGCAGTCCTTCACGCATTTCGGCGAACTATTTAGTCATGCAAATGAAAGAGGAATTACCATGCTTTACGATGCTGGCATGAACAGTCATCTCAAACTTTTATTGAACGCTTATTTGCTAACACATCGTCGTAAAGTGCGTGTGGGAGCGGCATTCATTTGTGATGACAGTAATATTGGGGATCTTCAACCCTATCAGCAACCGCAAGAGTATAAAGACATCTACTACGGTCATGTTAAAGTCGTTTCTGATGGTTCAAATCAAGGGTTGACAGGCTATCAGTCCGATCCGTATATTTGTGTTAGCGATGTAGATTATGGCATTTATAATTACCCCGATGATGATTATGTAGATAATGGCACATTCCTGTCTGATAAACAGCCGCCGGTCAATGCTCCTAATGCCTATCAAAAATTAATAACAACAGTTATCGACACCAATGAATGGCCACTGATGGTACATGCCAACGGTAACCAGGCTGTTGACTACGCTATTCAGACATTTCAAGCAATTCCTGTAGATAAAATCAAAGGTAAACGTCATCGTATTGAGCACTGTTCCTTGATTACCGATGACCAGCTAGATGTGATGCAGCAATTGGAAGTATCACCAAGTTTTCTAATCGGTCATGTGGGCTATTGGGGCTACGCTTTTCAGCAGGTTATTTTTGGAGATCAGAAAACACAACTGCTAGACCGCTGTAAATCTGCTTTAAACCGTGGCATGCGAATCACCTTGCACAGTGATAATCAGGTGAGTCCACTTGGGCCACTACGTATGATGGAGCAATCCATTACACGGAAAATGGAAAAAGATCCGAATCATGAAGTGCTAAACAGTAAAGAATGTATCGGTGCCGAACAAGCCTTGGTAGCCATTACCTACGATGCGGCATGGCAATGCTACGCAGACAAGTGGCTAGGTTCGTTAGAAGCGGATAAATTTGCCGATTTTGTAATCTTAGCGCAAGATCCACTTTCTGTAACCGATCCGTTTATGAAACTACGGAATATACCGGTTCTCGAAACCTGGGTCGGTGGACGAGCTGTGTATCAAAACCTCGATCAGAAGCAAGCATAA
- a CDS encoding flavin reductase family protein, giving the protein MITIKRNQIDEMEKFYRISLINSLIGFKPVNLLGSCNIDGAPNLSIISSAFHLGANPPLIGLVMRPQREHNDTLKNIQATGQYTLNNVLPDWFKQAHQTSASYASGISEFEKCNFKELYTDGFRAPFVKESTVRIGLELREIMDVPLNGTTIVIGEIVQILLDDLIIEEDGTVDHVKAGSMAVAGLDRYFLPEFVGRLSYAKPGIKVEEINK; this is encoded by the coding sequence ATGATAACAATAAAAAGAAATCAGATCGATGAGATGGAAAAATTCTATCGGATCAGCCTGATCAATAGTCTGATCGGTTTTAAACCAGTCAATCTTTTGGGCAGCTGTAACATAGATGGGGCACCTAATTTAAGTATTATCAGTTCAGCATTTCACTTAGGAGCCAACCCGCCCTTGATAGGACTCGTTATGAGACCCCAACGCGAGCATAACGATACCCTTAAAAATATCCAGGCTACAGGCCAATATACCTTGAACAATGTACTGCCAGATTGGTTTAAACAGGCTCACCAAACTAGCGCCAGTTATGCTTCAGGGATATCTGAATTTGAAAAGTGCAACTTTAAGGAGTTGTATACCGACGGGTTCCGGGCCCCTTTTGTCAAAGAATCAACTGTCAGGATAGGCTTGGAATTGCGAGAAATCATGGATGTACCGCTCAATGGAACAACGATTGTCATCGGCGAAATCGTCCAGATTTTACTGGATGATTTGATTATTGAAGAGGATGGTACTGTCGATCATGTAAAGGCGGGATCAATGGCTGTAGCCGGATTGGACCGTTATTTTCTTCCAGAATTTGTAGGTCGCTTATCCTATGCGAAACCAGGAATTAAGGTGGAAGAAATAAACAAGTAG
- a CDS encoding alpha-L-fucosidase yields MKYFLNLLLLLTISGPLSAQVEKVTPIVKTSKVVIDQFMDLRFGMFIHWGPVALRGTEIGWSRGNQVPFEDYDQLHKEFNPVLFNAEEWVKTAKNSGMKYLTITAKHHDGFCLWPTKFSDLNIMETPFKRDVVGELAAACKKHGLKFCVYFTVLDWHDPHYPYARAGTKEINATTDMAKFVATMKDELTEILTNYDPYMLWFDGNWDKEWTDAHAHEVYALLKQLKPDVIINNRLKGISDFDRTREDHTRLSSDAIGDYATPEQKIGALNMDYPWESCMTIANQWAWKPNDALKSTKECIQTLAKTAAGNGNLLFNVGPMLDGRIEARQINRLKEMGDWLNTYGESIYGTKGGPFIPNNTYASTRKGNILYVHVFNRKEDVLTLPALKGVKVKKAHILNGDAITFSQSATGSIALNLPARLPNADNTVIVLELNKNAETIPVVAQSN; encoded by the coding sequence ATGAAATATTTTTTAAACCTTCTTTTGTTATTGACCATTAGCGGACCGCTCTCTGCTCAAGTTGAAAAAGTAACACCCATTGTGAAAACATCGAAAGTCGTTATAGACCAGTTCATGGATTTACGTTTTGGCATGTTTATCCATTGGGGGCCAGTTGCCCTGCGTGGTACTGAAATTGGATGGAGTCGAGGAAATCAAGTTCCCTTTGAGGACTATGACCAATTGCATAAAGAATTCAATCCCGTATTATTCAATGCCGAAGAGTGGGTAAAGACTGCAAAAAATTCAGGTATGAAATATTTAACCATTACAGCCAAGCATCATGATGGCTTTTGCTTATGGCCAACCAAATTTTCAGATTTGAATATTATGGAGACACCTTTCAAGCGTGATGTTGTGGGCGAACTGGCTGCAGCCTGTAAAAAGCATGGTCTAAAATTCTGCGTATATTTCACCGTACTGGATTGGCACGATCCACATTACCCTTATGCACGTGCGGGTACAAAGGAGATCAACGCAACGACCGACATGGCAAAATTTGTTGCAACTATGAAAGATGAGTTAACGGAGATCTTGACCAATTACGACCCATATATGCTTTGGTTCGACGGTAACTGGGACAAAGAATGGACCGATGCACATGCACACGAAGTATATGCTTTGTTAAAACAGTTGAAACCCGATGTCATCATTAACAATCGTTTAAAAGGTATAAGTGATTTCGATAGGACAAGAGAAGACCATACACGCTTGTCTTCGGATGCTATCGGAGATTATGCGACACCGGAACAGAAGATAGGTGCATTAAACATGGATTATCCATGGGAATCCTGCATGACTATTGCGAACCAGTGGGCATGGAAACCCAATGATGCACTAAAATCCACTAAAGAATGTATCCAGACCTTGGCAAAAACAGCTGCAGGAAACGGGAATCTCCTTTTTAATGTCGGCCCGATGCTGGATGGTCGTATTGAAGCCAGACAGATTAATAGATTGAAAGAGATGGGCGATTGGTTAAACACCTATGGCGAGAGTATCTATGGCACTAAAGGAGGTCCATTTATTCCGAACAATACCTATGCTTCCACACGTAAAGGTAATATCTTATATGTGCATGTTTTCAATCGAAAAGAGGATGTACTGACACTTCCTGCTTTAAAGGGCGTAAAAGTCAAAAAAGCCCATATATTAAATGGAGATGCCATAACTTTTTCACAAAGTGCTACGGGAAGTATAGCGCTAAATTTACCTGCACGATTACCGAACGCTGATAATACAGTGATTGTACTTGAATTAAACAAAAATGCCGAAACTATTCCTGTCGTTGCACAAAGTAATTAA